A stretch of Henckelia pumila isolate YLH828 chromosome 4, ASM3356847v2, whole genome shotgun sequence DNA encodes these proteins:
- the LOC140863273 gene encoding nuclear pore complex protein NUP50B-like, whose protein sequence is MEDAENNIQPSKKRVAGAQLSRDNPGLDDDETSEPENGTFKRASQEVLATRRIVKVRRQQVSSTPSAPATAPSTNPFAAIRLVPPASSDHAVEVEQSVASKEIVENVETGSKLDNEVVEYKEESTAEEEKSDIDNNAKQSESKFSESKSEPNIEKDNTDDIQNIAKAAVDKVAEHETFEDGPKTTGESDNNRKDAEDKGNAKEDSLKETAGKTVETVSFSSFKPLSIGQNAFSGFAGTGFSGSLFSFGSVPKDGTSSGSSGSLFGLKNDQPSFNFGLTNNGNSSLFGTSEANTASKSESSKFPTMQEVTVETGEENEEAVFTADSVLYEYVAAAWKERGKGELKVNVSTSGTGKARLIMRAKGHYRLILNASLYPDLKMTDMDKRGVTFACVNSAAESKDGLSTIALKFKDSSTVENFRAAVTSHKDATPVVLKTPENSPKASDE, encoded by the coding sequence ATGGAGGATGCAGAAAACAACATTCAGCCTTCGAAAAAGAGGGTTGCTGGAGCACAGTTATCTCGAGATAATCCTGGCCTTGACGATGATGAAACATCTGAACCAGAGAATGGAACTTTTAAAAGGGCAAGTCAGGAGGTTCTTGCCACTAGAAGGATTGTTAAAGTTCGTCGCCAGCAAGTATCATCAACCCCATCTGCCCCGGCCACAGCTCCTAGTACAAACCCATTTGCTGCAATCCGATTGGTGCCTCCAGCTTCTTCTGATCATGCAGTGGAGGTGGAACAAAGTGTTGCAAGCAAGGAAATAGTGGAAAATGTTGAAACTGGAAGCAAACTTGATAATGAAGTAGTTGAATACAAGGAAGAGTCTACTGCAGAGGAGGAGAAATCTGATATTGATAACAATGCTAAGCAATCTGAAAGCAAGTTTAGTGAGTCAAAATCTGAACCAAATATTGAGAAGGATAACACCGACGATATCCAAAATATAGCCAAGGCTGCAGTAGATAAGGTGGCAGAACATGAAACTTTTGAGGACGGGCCAAAAACCACTGGAGAATCTGATAATAATAGGAAGGATGCAGAAGACAAGGGAAATGCCAAGGAAGATAGTTTGAAGGAAACTGCTGGAAAGACTGTGGAAACTGTCTCTTTTAGCTCATTTAAACCACTCTCTATTGGACAAAATGCTTTCTCTGGATTTGCGGGGACAGGGTTTTCTGGTTCTTTGTTCTCATTTGGATCGGTTCCTAAAGATGGGACTTCGTCAGGTTCCAGTGGTTCCCTTTTTGGGCTGAAGAACGACCAACCTTCATTCAATTTTGGTCTTACTAACAATGGAAATTCTTCACTTTTTGGTACTTCGGAGGCAAATACTGCCAGTAAGAGTGAAAGCAGCAAATTTCCCACCATGCAGGAGGTTACCGTTGAAACAGGAGAAGAGAATGAGGAGGCTGTTTTCACAGCTGATTCCGTGCTGTATGAGTATGTAGCTGCAGCATGGAAAGAGCGTGGCAAAGGTGAACTCAAGGTCAATGTTTCTACATCTGGAACAGGTAAAGCCAGACTCATCATGAGGGCCAAGGGGCACTATCGCTTGATCTTGAACGCCAGTCTTTATCCGGACTTGAAGATGACAGATATGGACAAGAGAGGCGTCACTTTTGCCTGTGTTAATAGTGCTGCTGAATCCAAAGACGGTCTTTCTACAATTGCCTTGAAGTTTAAGGATTCTTCCACAGTTGAAAACTTCCGAGCAGCTGTCACATCGCACAAAGATGCGACACCGGTTGTTCTAAAAACCCCGGAAAATTCTCCCAAGGCATCAGATGAGTAA
- the LOC140864050 gene encoding uncharacterized protein, which produces MEDGNVIRSSPLRPGGGALKSSSSGKSTPRGSPSFRRLNSGRSPRREIRSGGISSQWFRSNRIVLWLLLITLWAYAGFYFQSKWAHGDNKEDLFSGGYGGESSGEYSEPQQKNRRDLIANVSSTAVNLQTGKNQSSLKNVDVVLSKNGSGISLKKNSSSKKRSKKSGRSSRRKSPGQPKVVLKDIESEDDVEEEEVPMQNMTYGHLVGPFGSIEDAIFGWSPEKRSGTCDRKGAFARLVWSRKFVLIFHELSMTGAPLAMLELASEFLSCGATISVIVLNKKGGLMEELARRKIKVLPDKTDLSFKTSMRADLIIAGSAVCASWIEQYLSRTVLGSSQIMWWIMENRREYFNRTKLVLNRVKKLIFLSELQSKQWLAWCKEENIHLKTEPALVPLSVNDELAFAAGIPCSLNTPSFTPEIMLEKRQSLRIAVRREMGLTDDDMLVVSLSSINPGKGQFLLLESARLLVEQGQPLNDSDIKDPTVIDHDYYSRALLQDGKNVSGSTNRPSSFDGSSLHHSTLGKRYKMPKIITDKTKPDQLVFDRDAGMRKLLLESTGEKKRNMKILIGSVGSKSNKVLYVKTLLKYLSVHSNVSESVLWTPATTRVASLYAAADVYVMNAQGLGETFGRVTIEAMAFGLPVLGTDSGGTKEIVEHNGTGLLHRLGRPGTQILARNLEFLLRNPSARQEMGAKGREKVEKKYLKKHMYQKFGEVLYSCMRIK; this is translated from the exons ATGGAAGATGGCAATGTGATTCGTTCGTCACCTTTGAGGCCTGGGGGTGGAGCGTTGAAGTCGAGTTCGTCAGGGAAGTCAACACCGAGGGGTTCTCCATCTTTCAGGAGATTGAACTCTGGTCGCAGTCCGAGAAGAGAGATTAGGAGTGGCGGGATTAGTTCTCAATGGTTTAGAAGCAACCGCATTGTGCTTTGGTTGCTTTTGATCACTCTTTGGGCTTATGCGGGGTTCTATTTCCAGTCAAAATGGGCTCATGGAGATAATAAGGAAGATCTTTTTAGTGGTGGATATGGTGGTGAGTCGAGTGGTGAGTATTCCGAACCACAACAGAAAAATAGGAGGGACTTGATTGCTAATGTCAGCTCTACAGCTGTTAACTTGCAGACTGGTAAGAATCAGTCTAGTTTGAAGAATGTGGATGTGGTTCTCTCGAAGAATGGAAGTGGTATTTCATTGAAAAAAAACAGTTCTTCAAAGAAAAGAAGCAAGAAATCAGGTCGTAGTTCTCGTAGAAAGAGCCCAGGTCAGCCAAAGGTGGTTCTGAAAGATATAGAAAGTGAAGATGATGTGGAGGAAGAGGAGGTTCCAATGCAAAATATGACTTATGGGCATCTTGTTGGACCTTTTGGCTCTATAGAAGATGCAATTTTTGGGTGGAGTCCTGAGAAACGGTCAGGTACCTGTGACAGAAAGGGGGCATTTGCGCGATTGGTTTGGTCTAGGAAGTTTGTTTTGATCTTCCATGAGCTTTCCATGACTGGAGCTCCACTAGCGATGTTGGAGTTGGCTTCAGAGTTTCTGAGCTGTGGAGCCACAATTTCTGTCATAGTTCTGAACAAGAAAGGTGGTTTGATGGAAGAACTTGCCAGAAGAAAAATCAAAGTGCTCCCGGACAAGACTGATCTAAGCTTCAAAACTTCTATGAGAGCAGATCTCATCATTGCAGGGTCCGCTGTCTGTGCATCCTGGATTG AACAGTATCTCTCACGCACTGTACTGGGTTCTAGTCAAATCATGTGGTGGATAATGGAGAACAGAAGAGAGTACTTCAATCGAACAAAACTTGTCCTCAACCGAGTAAAAAAGTTGATTTTTCTTTCTGAATTACAGTCCAAACAGTGGCTAGCCTGGTGCAAGGAAGAAAATATCCACTTGAAAACTGAGCCTGCTCTGGTGCCACTGTCGGTTAATGATGAGCTAGCCTTTGCTGCGGGCATCCCCTGCTCTTTAAATACTCCATCTTTCACCCCCGAGATAATGCTGGAAAAGAGACAATCATTGAGAATTGCAGTTAGAAGAGAAATGGGATTGACTGATGACGACATGCTTGTTGTTTCTTTGAGCAGTATAAATCCTGGAAAGGGACAATTTTTGCTTCTGGAATCGGCACGCTTGTTGGTTGAACAAGGTCAACCGCTGAATGATTCTGACATCAAAGATCCAACAGTGATAGATCATGATTATTACTCAAGAGCTCTACTTCAGGATGGGAAAAATGTTTCTGGATCCACCAACAGGCCCAGTTCTTTTGATGGCTCTTCCTTACATCACAGTACACTGGGGAAGAGATATAAAATGCCCAAGATCATCACCGACAAGACTAAGCCTGATCAGCTGGTGTTTGACAGAGATGCTGGCATGAGAAAACTGTTACTTGAAAGCACTGGAGAAAAGAAACGGAATATGAAAATTCTCATAGGTTCAGTTGGATCTAAAAGTAACAAGGTGCTTTATGTCAAAACACTTCTTAAATATCTATCTGTGCATTCAAATGTGTCAGAGTCTGTATTGTGGACTCCTGCAACTACTCGGGTTGCCTCCCTTTATGCTGCAGCAGATGTTTATGTCATGAACGCCCAG GGGCTCGGAGAGACATTTGGAAGAGTAACAATCGAAGCTATGGCATTTGGACTTCCT GTTTTGGGAACTGATTCTGGTGGCACGAAAGAGATTGTCGAGCACAACGGAACCGGTCTTCTCCATCGTTTGGGACGTCCAGGGACTCAAATTCTTGCAAGAAATCTTGAATTTCTTCTTCGAAATCCTTCAGCAAGACAGGAAATGGGGGCAAAAGGGAGAGAAAAAGTAGAGAAAAAGTACTTGAAGAAGCACATGTACCAAAAATTTGGTGAGGTATTGTACTCGTGCATGAGAATAAAGTAG
- the LOC140864051 gene encoding F-box/kelch-repeat protein At1g80440, translated as MELITGLPDDVGLECLIRISQESFSSVASVCRRWKETVHLPEFWRRRKAANSAQKIVVFSQAKVGDLGQEPGSKKHSPTQVYRLTVCEPETGRWAELPAIPDQTADGLPMFCQLIGIGSNLVVIGGWDPTTWEVSNDVFVYSFVSAKWKRGAPMPGCGRSFFACASDDRRFVFVAGGHDGEKSALRTAMAYDLTEDLWVMLPEMEKERDESAGMFHHGKFYVVGGYVTSMQGRFETSAETFDVASWQWGSVQEDFLNSAICPRNCIGNADGRFLLSCSGTVAALQRSEWKGVAELPDNVQNTTHMTGCGDKVFMMGISRSRGRHQMFVSDLKSCRWERVDATDDFSGHVQSGCCLEL; from the exons ATGGAGCTTATCACGGGTCTGCCGGATGATGTTGGATTGGAGTGTCTGATTCGGATTTCTCAAGAAAGTTTTTCTTCTGTTGCATCGGTTTGCAGGAGATGGAAGGAAACGGTTCACCTGCCGGAGTTTTGGCGGCGGCGGAAAGCCGCGAATTCGGCGCAGAAAATCGTAGTGTTTTCTCAGGCCAAGGTCGGGGACTTGGGGCAAGAACCTGGAAGCAAGAAGCATTCACCCACTCAGGTTTACAGGTTAACCGTTTGCGAACCGGAGACGGGTCGTTGGGCCGAGCTGCCGGCGATACCGGATCAAACGGCCGACGGGTTGCCGATGTTCTGCCAGCTCATTGGAATAGGGTCGAACCTCGTTGTGATCGGCGGCTGGGACCCGACGACATGGGAGGTTTCGAATGATGTGTTTGTTTACAGCTTTGTTTCTGCTAAATGGAAACGAGGCGCCCCCATGCCTGGCTGCGGGAGATCTTTCTTTGCATGCGCTTCTGATGATCGGCGATTCGTGTTCGTCGCTGGAGGGCACGACGGCGAGAAATCTGCGTTGAGAACCGCCATGGCTTATGATTTGACTGAAGATTTATGGGTTATGCTGCCGGAGATGGAAAAGGAACGCGACGAATCTGCCGGGATGTTCCATCACGGCAAGTTTTATGTCGTCGGAGGATATGTCACAAGCATGCAAG GTAGATTCGAGACAAGTGCCGAAACATTTGATGTTGCTTCTTGGCAATGGGGTTCAGTTCAAGAAGATTTCTTGAACAGTGCAATTTGTCCAAGAAATTGTATTGGCAATGCAGACGGGAGATTTCTTCTGTCCTGCAGCGGTACCGTGGCGGCACTGCAAAGATCGGAATGGAAAGGGGTGGCGGAGCTGCCAGATAATGTGCAGAACACGACTCACATGACAGGGTGCGGGGACAAGGTGTTTATGATGGGTATTTCGAGGTCCCGTGGACGGCACCAGATGTTCGTATCGGATTTGAAGAGTTGCAGATGGGAAAGAGTGGATGCAACAGATGATTTTTCGGGCCATGTTCAGTCAGGATGTTGTCTAGAATTGTAA